A genome region from Sphingomonas sp. BGYR3 includes the following:
- a CDS encoding GCN5-related N-acetyltransferase codes for MITDRAALESRWLALTRQDLPGIASARRWPIRADHCFQRVLLDHAAGGVWYDHIAGRPAYAHADAALLARAVALGEAVLAGTADLPALNRQSIAWRRSRKQEAAG; via the coding sequence ATGATCACCGACCGCGCCGCGCTTGAATCCCGCTGGCTGGCGCTGACCCGCCAAGACCTTCCCGGCATTGCCAGTGCACGTCGCTGGCCGATCCGCGCCGATCATTGCTTTCAGCGCGTGCTGCTCGATCATGCGGCAGGCGGCGTCTGGTACGATCACATCGCTGGCCGCCCGGCCTATGCCCATGCGGATGCCGCCCTGCTCGCCCGCGCCGTGGCGCTGGGGGAGGCGGTGCTGGCCGGCACCGCCGACTTGCCCGCGCTGAACCGACAGTCCATCGCATGGCGACGCAGTCGCAAGCAGGAAGCGGCAGGCTGA